From the Cucumis sativus cultivar 9930 chromosome 5, Cucumber_9930_V3, whole genome shotgun sequence genome, the window CGTGTTTTCATTATGCCGGTTGAATTAAGtgaattattttagttaaattaaatattatttacttgagctaagttcaattaataaacttaatttagaaaaaagacTAAATATGACTAAAATATATGTGGTTGAGTTCATAAGTATAATTCATGAACTAACAAAATTCAAGTCAATGAAATCCACTAAATATaacaaaggaaaaattttaaaggtaTAGTGTcgacttaatttttttttttaaaaaaaaagaaatagaatggTTACCATGacctaaataaatatcaaataagaCTTACTAATATATACATGTGTGTGAGATGAAATcttgaaataagaaataaaatgatatttttgaagCGAAAATGATTAGTTATAATCTCAATTAATCTTAAACGcatgtctatatatatttatagattgtattgtaaaagaaaaaagatattttatggTTTCAACACTTTTTGATTtgatacatatattttttggttaaaaacCACTGTTTGATTACTCAACTTGAAGGTAAGTAACGAATTGATATGCAAACTTTGGAAGGTAAAGAACGTGTCCCTAGCTAAAAGTTTAATCGGTAAAGTGACTTTGTCCCTTTGTTTATGATTGTCATCCTACCatccaaagaaattaaaagccATGTAAATAAAGATGATCACAGGTGATTCTATTTTGTATGAAGAGATTGGAGACACTATTTGTGGTAGAGGTTTTATTATacatgaaataatattttgttagtCTATATATATGGcttattttcttgtaaatCCATAAACCAAAGAAGCTGATTAATACAAACAGTTAACAAGAGGTTTTTTTGTATCTTCAATTTGTATGTGGTAAGGAAAGATTGTTTACGAATTTTGATTCAAATGAGTTggtcattttttcttttgaggtaATTGGTGTTGTTGAAtacaatctctctctctctatatataaagAGATGTAATCCCAATGAATCACAAGTGGGTTGATACAGAGAAttaaaagggagagaaagaaagagatgaaattgcATAAAGACACACGTGGAAGGTGAGGAAGACGCACGTGGAAGTGGAGAGAGGAATGGGTTAATAACCGCCACATCCCCCCGCTTTTCGCGggcttcaaattttctctttggCGCCAAAACGACACTGTTTCAACAAAGAAcacacaaaattcaataaataaaaataaaattatgtatttcCCGCCAAATTGCTCGGGCAGGCCGGGCAAGCACTCATACCgcctcaaatttcaattttaaaattaataaaaaaggtgAGGTCATCCAGATAGGCCCAAAAAAGCCCAAATGGATGAAAACCCGATGATTTCATCATCTCTCCCTTTTTCCTAAACACAACCACTCACTCCCTACacacattcaatttttttttaattcaaatacattaattactaaaaacacactaaatttatttcctacaaaatattgttgttggaatattcaattttgtttattttgttgtatttatattttttaattacaaatattattttagtatatatatgtaggtcagaagttttaaattttatttcattattttcaattctctaTTTTAgtcctattttttttattaaatctaaatttttaatgactcaaattatatttttttacaccATAATTAGTTAAAGGATACTGGTGagaggttttttaaaaagtattagaatctttattttgtaagaaaaaagagaagaagaaaaaagttgttcTTCAAACTATACTTGTCTCCAAAATTAGTAGCAAACCTAATACATAACCTAAATGATGAGGTCTGATAAATCTTATGAATAAAGGAGAATACATACATTtatgggaaaaaaagaagaagaagaagaagaagagaatagTTTAGAATAAATGTAGATTATAAAGAAGAGATATTATTGTAAGGAAGTTAGGATTTGGGTGTGTATTAATTGTGACTAATTAAATATCCctcctttttaatttattttgttgatgtgTTTTGTAGTCAACAAAAAGGAATCCAAtgttagagagagaaagtagTGTTTGATTTGGTAGACATATACACATGCCCTTTCCAAGGAATCCAAAGACATATAActtaaatattcttttctttttccttctaattAAAATCTTCTCTTActttcatttctaaaaaatcCAATCCTCCAACTTAtaaaattgtatcaatttcagtgttctaattaaattatcatatagtaatttaattctttttctactattataaatttgagaatctaattaatatatatatatatatatatttctttatttttactttaaattttgtgaaaataaatCACATGTTGTAGTTCCAAAATAGTGTAAGACTGTTATTATTATACTATTCACAAATGGGAGTTCCttccaaataattaacattgCATTTTAGAGAATAATCAAAGTGTAGTTAGTTTTTACAATTCTTctaacaaaactaataatattaaaaagacACTCACTCACTTTCAAACCAATTTTTCGTTAAACATGTCATTTACAAGTACGATTCTCTCTTAATTGAAccatacaaatatattttgtgaaaaaatttgtaaaattaactATATCTCAACTATTTAAGTTCATATACTTGTCACAGTCTCGAATTTTACAAAGTTATGACGTTAGGATAAatggttaaatttatatatatatatataaaatattctttaactTTGTAGTTTACATTAAAAGTACttataaactttcaaaaatatctttaaacttttgaacgttgttaaaaaatttcattatcGTTATTTTAGATGggtaattttttgttatagtttagcgggaataatttaatttcaacaatttcttAAGCTAAAGGAGAGCAGAGTAGGTAGTACTATTGTTGGGtggtttttggaattttaaccttattaacaataaaattgtaCAGTCTTATGGTTTGCCAAATGTATTTTGGAATCAAACCTATCgattataattgtaatatttatagTAATAGAATGAGTTTATGTTCTAAtgcaaattaatatttatgttcatATTAACcgttttgagtttaatttataatataaaacttaTTCCACAACCCTATGTTTTCACGCTTTGcactttatttttgttttaacctTTGATCACTCATGATTTAGTTTGTTTACggtagtttaaaatttttttcaCAGATGAAGAAAccacaaatttctttttctcaagaagaggaagatgtgacccaaaaatttgaaaatagagaaCTCTAgaactattaattaaatacttttgatcgtttgttttatatgttatttacttttaaaataaaatctacaaatttaaaaaggtcaaagaaaaaaaagacattaaTATTACAAGTAATTAAACAATCATGACACAAATCTTAAACACTACAAGAATTTGGAGTATTTCCGACATTGAAATGGGTATCAACCAAACGTACGTCAGAAATCTCTTGGTTGGAGgtaattcaaagtttaaaattctaaatataaactcatttgaatttgttcttaattttcttttctatcattggattttttttattctaactctcccaatatttctttttggtttttgtttttgttatattcaaaGGTTTGGAATGTATTGTAATCGGTCTTTATGTTCTTGGCAATAATGGTAAGTTTAGAAGGTAAAgtatggttttatttttcttattgtttagTACTTACTGCTTAGTGTGTCTTCATGGTTTAAATTTTGgcatatatgtttgtttgtatAGCAACTGTAAAAGAGgagaaagttgaagaagatgatgaaatgGATGGTTACCTAAGCAAGAAAGATGATGAGAtaggaaaatatatatattttttaaaatagatgaTCGTATGACGCACGAGATATAACGTCAAGAGATCCCTTTGACATCTCCAGATGCCTTATTGTGTGCGTTGAGAAATGTCAAAGAATATCTCGTACGTTGGGGTTTCCTCTGTCGATTTATTTTTTCGGTTTCGATTCCAACGCAAATTTATAAGTCGAAAAATCTTTTTCTGACGTCATTTTCTCGTAGTGTAAACAAATATTCATTACATTTGGTTCATAGCGAAAAaaattggtttgattttttataagttacaggtttttattagaattatcGTAGTTTTTAAAGTAATCGCTAATAATGACGAtctttttgtcaaattttagtatatcataattaaattatggtTGTTTAGatatcaaaactaaaaatagacgtaatatattattgtttttttttattttgtaatcaataactattaaataattgtttgtaacaaataaataaattaaattaacttttattttaaatgcttaaataataattaaaattttattaaaaattgtatatgGTTCTAAAAGAAGcactaataaataattatatttaaattagaaaagaaaattgataaaagaattaaaatatttaaccgatagaaaaataaatgaattttatctTTGAACGATTTTGTCATACggagtgtaaatagtttgttagTAATTTTAGTAGGTTTTAATCATAATTGAATTTACGGAACTCCTCCTACTTATTTAccttaaaacaattttaaaaaacgaaaactaagaagtaaaataaattttgaaaaaacaagtACACTCCCTAAAACCAAATATCTATCCAAAGcgattcatataattaattttcaaatacacttctaataaaaaaaagaaagaagattatttcaagaaacaatttttttcaaaagctaTTATAAACAACAACCTCTCTCTATGTATATCTCGATCGAATTTAACCTaacatttgatatatatatcgAACACCCTTAAAGACAATCGTCTCGACGGCGACAAATGGAGTATATATATACGAACTAATTAAGCACGTGGACCACAATAGTGACatgttttctctctctagaaaatttggaaagtgagagaagaaaaagagaagagaagagagatgTTGTAAATGGAATATAATCCAACCCCATGCGAAGGGGTCgagaaatgagagaaaataatatgaatatgaatatgaatattaattttcgTATTGTCTACATCACAcatctttagtttttttttatactccCAATTTAATTTTCCCTACCCATTActcatattattacttttcttttcttctttttttttttttgtcacattctctattttctttatgcATCTTATTCATTATATTCACCgacaaatttattatattaataccaCTTCTTTAATgttcttataattttcttaataaatgcctctctcttcaattcttctttaactttttttgaaaactaaccCCTTTTCCATTCCTCAAAATCTGCCTACTTTAGTTACCATCCAACTTATACTCTCAAAGTACGTATAATGACTTTTAAGTCTAAACTTTCATCCTCTCCTTCTAGCTACAatattgcaatatatatatatatatagagtaatataagttataattttttcaattaattccCTCcactttcataaatattcaattgtgtctaatttttttttaaacaatattcaTTCGAAGAGTTTGAGAGTACTAATGTAAAAAAAGTTAGACATGTATATATGTTGATGGAGTGAAATTTGATAGAAGGTATTAATTGTTATATGTATGCaagttttaaagtttgaattgaTATGAGTATTACTTTATTGAGTTGATACACAAGTCCAAAATTTAGAGCtctaaattgatatttgttttacatttaaatgggtatgtgattgaaaatttcaatttatacatGTAGTTTGGATCTTAATCAtgtcaattttagttttcgtacccttaaaaaaaatcataaatttatttcataatgttagtttattttcGATTTTATCGAGacgatttttttatttttaattatcatttccGTTGTAAATTTGGAAACATATATTTACATATTGTATTTACttgtatgaaaattattattgttattattatttaatcacattccataaaaattaacttgaaataaaaatttgtaaatatacatactaaaattagatattttaaagTCCACATTtcaaaaaaccctaaaatacaTGAATAGAAGtaatattttaacctaataatgataaaaattaattagggacatattaaatctatttttataagttttaaaatttacaaaaatacataatgaactatgaaaaaaaatagtagatcTAACATAGAATACTAATGTCATGCACCATATAAAATGTTCTAACATgataattgacaaaaaaaaaaaaattaatataacatatatgGTGAGAGATAGATTGATAACCCAATTTGATGTAATATCGCATACGTTTGCGGGGTTTAGATGATTGGtggaaaaaaatttactaCATAAAGAGTTCAACAATTACAACAAAAGACTTATCTACTAGACGACTACCTCTTGAGTAATTCAATTTAGGCTTTCTTAACTTTGAGCTCCGaccttttcattttcagtaCAATAATGCTTATCCAAATTTTGTATGAGATACTCTAAATACAACGTACTTAAACTCCTCCCAAAGATACAAGACATTTTACGCGCCCTCGATAAGCAAAAGTCTTTTCTCAAACTTTGATTAAGCTTCCCTCGATACAAACATACCAAACTGATCGCAAGTTGGGGAACAAAAAccatataataagaaaaagataaaacatttttaatcaCAAGGTTAAAGCGAAGACAATTTCTTAtaaactcaaaactttcaaCCCAAAACACTTTTCAATAAGATCACAATATATTATGACTTAGCTTTGAGAAGATTTTCAAGGAAAGGAATAAATCAACTctgcaaataataataataataagatatatatagCAAACCACGAACTCTATAGGAATATGCTCATatgtggaaaaaaaataaaagatactTTACAGAATTTTATGTCCATCATGTAACATATTTTGGGACATATTGTATGATAGGTTGACCCAACAACTAtgcaatataatatatattaacatagAAACAATCTTTAGATAGATTCAACgacaacttcatttttatggACGATAAAAAAACGTCAACCAAAGTCCAAAAAACATCGCCCTAAGTTATGCTGATGCATTTTTTTGCATCGATGAGAATGTCGTCATATCCGCATTGGAAGAAGTTCTTGCtgataaaatttagttttgtcAGTATAAGTACCTTTTTCTTGAAGTATATTGTTGAGTTGGCGTACAAGTTTTGCCGACGAAGTTCAATTTCATCTACGTACAAGTCTTGTAGACAAAACGCAATTTCGTTGGCATAATGCATTTTTACTAACAAAAAATGTTGCATTGACATATAAGTTGTCTtgaagaaaatacaatttttgtcGACATAACCGTTCTTCAAAATACAGTAAAAAACACATGTTTGAGATGTGTTACACCAAAATAAGTAATTATCTCAAAATATTCTCTTAATCTTCAAAAATCGATGTTCGAGATCACATGTATAACATGAAATAggaaacaaaatacaaatgaCAACGTGATAAAGTAGCaacaaatatgacaaagtAGCAACATAAAGtgataaaataacaaagtagCAACAAGTGATCAAGAAAAAATAGCACATAATTTGAACATAGCTAGAGATGGATGCATTCAAACTACaaataagtaaaatttatCGATGAAGGATAATTCATTCAACAAGTGGCAAAAATAGCACATAATTTGAACAACAAAAGTCCATTAGAACACACAATCCTTATACATATTGTTcatacaaaatcaataaattttaatcttgTAGTAGTTAAAAGgcaaaaagttaaagaaactTTTTTCCACAAACCTAAAGATACCTTATAAGGTCCTATAATAGTGCCTAAGTACCAAATTGAAAGTGTTACTTTAATATAAATGCCGACCTAGCTAAGATACATTAAAGATGCTTAATAACTAGATCCTAGAAATCGACACGaatcaacataaatatatatttaagtttcAAATCGGTCCATATATCATATACTACAATAATAAACTTCCCAACAATTATAGTCGAAAAACAATAATCacaatttgtaaaaaaaaaaattcttataaaaaaCACTTGGGCTGAGATGGCTTTTCAAAATAGATCAATGTGTGATGGATTGACCACACCACTTTTGCAATGAAACAATGCATTCAATTTAACGAGATCGAAGAGAGGTTTTTATTCCAGAAAACtaaagtaaataacaaaattattgaaaatatttttaaaatatatcaaaattttagattctatcgatgataataactaattatttaatgttgATAGACAcaaattttaccatattttataaatattttaatttgcgTTTCAAAATAACTCCATCCAAATAATTCTTAAACTCctgatttcattgtttttgttagaagtaattatataaacttaaaatacttagttgaattttaaaaagaatattaaaacaagtttttgaaaattaaactactTTTTGTAGTAGttcaaactaatttaaatttaaatttgagaacattagcaaaaaaaaagaaaaggtcaaaatctaaaaactatCAAGTACGAGGGTTAAGATTTATAACTTAGGTTTCAATTTTCCAAAGTCAAGcccataaacaaaatatagtttCGTGGTTTTTACGTATTTTTAGGGTAACGGTAATGAATGGCCATttgagtaataataattaaggatataacatttttaaaaaattgcgaatatagcaaaactatcactgatagacttgtatcactgatagactcgtatgatctatcagtgatagaccaatttttacaacatagtctatcgatgatagactctatcattgatagaatttgacaaattttgctatatttgtaatttttttaaaatgttgctatatacttaattattttgaatttaattgctaaatttgcaactattcctATTTTTTAGGAGTGTTTTGAAAAACCaaatccatttttaaaaacatacaaaatggttttgaaaaagtattattgtttcttaataattttggataagtgttaaaatatttaaaaacaaaaatcaaatagttatcGAACTAAGATTGTATTACTtagaaaattagggttttcCTAGGACGAAAGGGTAgagtaatatttaaaattcacGTGtactttgtttaatttcataCTTCATCggtagttttgtcatttttatgtgattttttgtttgtgtgaCTTGACCTTAAACGGTAAAATCttgttctctttttcaataatGTTCAAtacttttgttaaaaaaaaaaaaaaactcaatacaTGTGCGTTGAATAATCTAAGGAAAAGCAATTAAATATGATCATATATAATATCCATATAGATGAGTtacttgtttcttttctaattgttatatatctTTCAAAGAGCATGtctaattttacaaaatttgtgCTCACCTACAAAAAATCTTCGAGGAATGGTTGTTGAACAAGAACCACACAAGAAAAGTAAATACTAGTGTGAAACTATAAACCCTAACACCAATGtttggagatggagatggatgataataaagaagagaaaattttaggaggaagaaacaagaaagaaaaacgtaTCACGTTAGCTTTCGTGAAGAAATAGATgacaaatgagaaaaaagtgGTGGATGATAAAGGTGAGTCTTGAATATGTGACAAATCTACTTTGTCGATAAGAATCGAATAAAAATATTCCTAAggttaaatatttatactttggATTCGCTTTCGTTCTACTATATaacaataaatcttaaatttaatcttcatCCTTTCAATAAAATCTTAATCcctcaaatataaatttcatcaaatttgattaaataaaatacgtggatatagtttataaattagGTATTGCTAATAGAGactaaatatttgaaaatcataagTAAAACACTCCGTATGTTTATTCtctataacaaaaattcatgaactaaaattaaaaagattaaaattgacaaattttaaaatattactcgattttcaatttatcatctttcaacattattattattttctagcATATAGCTCTACCGGGTAGCTATAGGCCTAAAAAGTAGGGTACTCATATTTTTATCTCTACCACAAAACACTCATCACTATCAACCTATGTGCAAAAGAAGATTCAAACAGTTTGATATTAACTTAAGCATCGTAATGTATTTGAATTCACGTATTggtatttaattttgtgttttgtaatgtttattgaccaaataattgaagaacatACCGAGTCAGAAAAGGCAAAAACatcataataatatttactcataaactcttttattttatgtgttttgTATAAGATTTATATAtgagtcttcttcttccatggaagtttggaaaataataatggtgTGTActatttgaattataaatgACCCTTTGTTCCATAacgattttcttttaaaatttatcttagtttagtttttgaaagCCAAATTAATCATACAATGAATAGGGTAAGATAGAATTTTAGGAATTCAAACTaatgaattattaattataagtttcattattattttttaaaaatgaaagtgttATAGAATGATTTTCCACTTTAATtcttatccaaatttaaagaacaaaaataacattttaaagttactttttctagttttcaaaatttggtttggttttccAAACCAtttaaagaatgtaaataacAAACGAAGAAAGTTGAGGTGAGAGTATGtaagattttaattattgtatatCCACACTAATATTTTATCGaacaattgtttttaataacaaaattgctaaaattatttagcaatatagaaaaaagatttgGTGTCACAATGAAAGATAACACCAATCTATTAATATCTATCTTTATCTATCACtaacaaataataacattttgtcatatttgtaaatattttgatttattttttctatatttgaaaacaactcaTTGATACTTTTTACCCACGTTAAATAATGGCTTATATAGAGTTTATAACTATATAGGCCAATACGATATCATGTTAATATATTGATGtaatatactattttaaacaatataatgaaaatgacaTCGATGATGTCTCATGAAGCGTTGCATCAGTAAACCTTTAACTATAATTTAAGTAAATGTGATTTATATCATACTGTATCactctatatatacatacatatatactatatttacattttaaaaaatttataaacctaaaatgaaacaaatatgaGCTTTAAAACAGTAAACATATTTTGTTGAGGATTTTTTGTGCTACatattgaaaaatagtaatttaaaatatgatttttttaaaaaaaattcctttgATCATATTACCTTAACATTTATTTCTCctcccaaaaaagaaaagaaaagacaactttacaagaagaaaaaaatgcatcACATGTCATAGTTGAGATCATGGCACTATTATACTACAACAtcatattattgtttgtttgtaaaagttatttaacaaattggGTAaaggattttattttcttatatcttTAGACTtagttcttaattttataCAGTGACTTAGTGGCTCCATAACTATTGCTGAGCTTAGATAAAGTAGgggtttgaaaaatataaatcccATTGAAAATAGAGTAATTTGGATGTTATCTTTGGTGTGTTTCCTACTAGGAAAcacatacaaatttcaaaataagaatacaatatatattctatattctatattctatatatatataaataaaataataatgataataatgaaGTTGATGTTTCTGAGCCAAAGGGAATCAAAGCCACACTCATCACAGTGAATAACTGATGCTTATCCAATCCCTCCAAACTTCAAAGCTTATCATACCACTTTctgacattttcttttacttccaAAACAccatttttctctatttcaagttttaatctcattttcattcatttcaaatcaaatcatttaaatactaaaaataaatcttcTCTACccatataaaatttagatgcatttcctttaatttttcgTTTAATATTGATAAAGTGTTTAAATAATCCTacatttaagttttgttttgtaattatcttacaaaaacacttttttacCCCTACCCTTGTCCTTATCGActactttctttaattttaccTAAGTCAAAGTAAAtagttgttatttttataaaatttaactaaaaattcaactcttttttattagaaaatatgaaaaacattttgatttgTGTCTCAATTTTATGTACAAtagttttttaagaataaaaaggtTCAACAACTTTACAAGGttgaaatttccaaaaaatgaataaatatattagatataaaattaaaatttattagtcatcataactttaatttatcCCTTCTCAAGTTATGAACCatatataagaaacaaaattagtaGATAATTGTTGTTGAGAGATGAGGATGATAAAACACTCATAAGAACCTTATCCAACTAGACCATATATGAATTGGGCAAAAGAATCCAAACAAATTTtgtctcaattattttttcaaaatccaatCAAAGTTGGTCTTTGGTCAAGTAATTTGAACAAAAcccacaattttttttttttatttcatattttaaaatttaaataaatttgaagtccaCCAAACAATCCCTCCAACCCCACATTGGATTCCAATTTATTTCACCCAATAtgcttctctctttttattttaatcaaaaagCTACAAACCATAGGCCTCCAAATGAAGTGGGTCAGACCAAACCccttaaccaaaaaaaaaaaaaaaaaaaaaaagcccttttcttttcttttctttttttaatttttttttgtcactaTCAATCATTTTCCCATCCATGCACATTCATTCATTATTCCCTCAAAAAATTTCtccacttttcaaaatttgagattCACTAGTGAAAAATTTTCCCATCTGGGTCTGTTTGTTTCATGAGAAAATTCCAAGAGAATTgccaaaaatttaaacaaagctaaactataataataataataatgataataatactcatttagataacaaatatgaaatcCTTTATACATCATAATCACCTTACTCCTAATAACTAACCaagtacataaaaaaataataatattaaagaaaaccccccccaaaaaagaaaaattaaacaaacaccccaaaaagaaaaagaaaaaaagaaggaaaaaaacagagaaaccCCTAAATTCTCAACTATTACAAACCAAATTGGGCCTTCTAAACTCTTAGCTTGAACACAGATTCTAAATCAGGAGGATTAAAGAACTCCCTCATATGATTCTGATTAGAGCTTGATTTTAGAGATCTACGCTTTCTCGGCGCCGGCGGGCAACCCAATTTCTCCGGTATTCTAGCTTCTTTCCCCGTCGGTGTCTTGTCTCCGTCGTCTTCTCCCTCTTTCGTCTTTGATTTCGTGTTAATCGGCTTCAACGATGACCTTGCCGACAACCCGGCGATTACCCATTTTTTTGGTTCGGGTTCAAATCCGGTGTCGATTTGAGATTTTTTGGAGAATCCCatttaaaagaagagagaaaggatgaaaaaagagaggaggtgaaaattgaaaaaag encodes:
- the LOC101222088 gene encoding cyclin-dependent protein kinase inhibitor SMR6, which gives rise to MGFSKKSQIDTGFEPEPKKWVIAGLSARSSLKPINTKSKTKEGEDDGDKTPTGKEARIPEKLGCPPAPRKRRSLKSSSNQNHMREFFNPPDLESVFKLRV